One region of Pieris rapae chromosome Z, ilPieRapa1.1, whole genome shotgun sequence genomic DNA includes:
- the LOC111000378 gene encoding keratin, type I cytoskeletal 9-like, producing the protein MRAFVILACVAFAYGRPEAPLGYNYPAPSRHSAPSGSYGAPSLGAIRVPSGGHSGLSFGGVSGGQSGISFGGVSGGHSGGFSSGLSAGGFSSGSVSGGFASDAGFGGGYAGGYSGAPLVQKHIYVHVPPPEPQEQRLPRITPVAPPQKHYKIIFIKAPTPPTPVAPIIPVQSQNEEKTLVYVLVKKPEEQQEIVIPTPAPTQPSKPEVYFIKYQTQKESDAAIGGAIGGGSIGGGLIGGGAIGGGAISGGSIGGGDFSAISGGAGLEGGASGHGSEISGDFGASGSDESASAGHGATSSQYGPPGHVAGPLH; encoded by the exons ATGCGCGCATTTGTG ATCCTTGCCTGTGTGGCATTTGCCTATGGGCGGCCTGAAGCCCCACTCGGGTACAACTACCCAGCCCCTTCAAGGCACTCAGCTCCATCAGGCAGCTATGGAGCCCCATCTCTTGGAGCCATAAGAGTTCCTTCTGGAGGCCACTCTGGCCTTTCATTCGGCGGTGTCTCTGGAGGCCAATCTGGCATTTCGTTCGGAGGTGTCTCTGGAGGCCATTCAGGTGGATTCTCAAGTGGACTCTCAGCAGGAGGCTTCAGCAGTGGCAGTGTTTCAGGAGGATTTGCATCTGATGCCGGTTTTGGTGGTGGCTACGCTGGAGGCTACTCTGGTGCACCTTTAGTACAGAAGCACATCTACGTTCACGTTCCACCTCCAGAACCCCAGGAACAGAGACTGCCCCGCATCACCCCAGTCGCTCCCCCACAAAAGCACTACAAGATCATCTTCATCAAGGCCCCAACCCCTCCCACTCCCGTTGCTCCCATCATTCCCGTTCAGTCTCAGAACGAAGAGAAGACCCTCGTATACGTTCTGGTTAAAAAACCCGAAGAACAGCAAGAGATCGTCATCCCCACCCCAGCTCCTACTCAACCCTCCAAACCAGAAGTTTACTTCATCAAATACCAGACCCAGAAGGAATCCGACGCTGCTATTGGTGGTGCTATCGGTGGTGGTTCAATTGGAGGTGGTCTTATTGGAGGTGGTGCTATTGGAGGTGGTGCTATCAGCGGTGGCTCTATCGGTGGTGGTGACTTCAGTGCTATCAGCGGAGGTGCTGGTCTCGAAGGTGGTGCATCCGGTCATGGAAGCGAAATCTCTGGAGACTTCGGAGCAAGTGGTTCTGACGAGAGTGCATCAGCTGGTCACGGTGCCACCAGCTCCCAGTATGGACCCCCCGGCCATGTAGCTGGCCCACTACATTAA